The following are encoded in a window of Emcibacter sp. SYSU 3D8 genomic DNA:
- a CDS encoding MFS transporter yields MKIATLPAGLALRILTAFGFGFFLSMFCRSSGNLLKGPVQADLGLSEATMGLTFGTAFFIAFGLAQLPIGVLLDRYDPRRVCAFMLLVAAAGTLVFAFSHTSGHMAVGRVLMGMGFAACMMSALKTYSLWFPVNKLPTINGIQFSVGILGAISATKPTQWLLEVTDWRGINLTMAALTMLAAVLLLTIAPKHLSKASGESLLSQIKGIGKVYGDGYFWRTTPWAFISIGISQGIGTLYVISWLKGAGGLSLSGATDILFLIAFVSIFNYLLVGFLMEWLGKRGFGPMTVPYTGIFLSMVVLGLIVAFPGMTLLWVFWALSIGWSSLTLASLARAFPVHLAGRVYTGFNQMSFLMTSIVQWVVGSLLDFYPRVGVDAAPDSYRLAFAAVLGIQVLGGLWTAAARFLRIGEQSMIEREATMTKQDGNV; encoded by the coding sequence TTGAAGATTGCCACCCTGCCCGCGGGCCTTGCCCTGCGTATCCTGACCGCGTTCGGCTTCGGCTTCTTTCTCTCCATGTTCTGCCGCTCCAGCGGCAACCTGCTGAAAGGGCCCGTCCAGGCCGACCTGGGCCTGTCCGAGGCGACCATGGGCCTGACCTTCGGGACGGCCTTCTTCATCGCCTTCGGCCTGGCCCAATTGCCCATCGGCGTGCTGCTCGACCGCTACGACCCACGCCGGGTCTGCGCCTTCATGCTGCTGGTCGCTGCCGCGGGCACGCTGGTCTTCGCCTTTTCCCATACCAGCGGCCACATGGCGGTGGGACGCGTGCTGATGGGCATGGGGTTCGCCGCCTGCATGATGTCGGCGCTCAAGACCTATTCGCTGTGGTTCCCGGTGAACAAGCTGCCGACCATCAACGGCATCCAGTTCTCGGTCGGCATCCTGGGAGCCATTTCGGCCACCAAGCCGACCCAGTGGCTGCTGGAGGTGACCGATTGGCGCGGCATCAATCTGACCATGGCGGCGCTCACGATGCTGGCCGCCGTGCTGCTGCTGACCATCGCGCCGAAGCACCTGTCGAAGGCGTCGGGCGAGAGCCTGCTGAGTCAGATCAAGGGCATCGGCAAGGTGTATGGCGACGGCTATTTCTGGCGCACGACGCCATGGGCGTTCATCTCCATCGGCATCTCGCAGGGCATCGGCACGCTTTACGTGATTTCCTGGCTGAAGGGCGCAGGCGGGTTGAGCCTGTCCGGCGCCACCGACATCCTGTTCCTGATCGCCTTCGTGTCGATCTTCAACTACCTGCTGGTCGGCTTCCTGATGGAATGGCTGGGAAAGCGCGGCTTCGGCCCGATGACCGTGCCCTATACCGGCATTTTCCTCAGCATGGTGGTACTGGGCCTGATCGTCGCCTTTCCCGGCATGACCCTGCTGTGGGTGTTCTGGGCGCTGTCGATCGGCTGGAGCAGCCTTACCCTGGCCAGCCTGGCGCGGGCGTTCCCCGTGCATCTGGCGGGACGGGTCTATACCGGCTTCAACCAGATGAGCTTCCTGATGACGTCCATCGTCCAGTGGGTCGTCGGCAGCCTGCTGGACTTCTATCCGCGCGTCGGCGTCGACGCGGCGCCGGACAGCTACCGGCTTGCCTTCGCCGCGGTGCTGGGGATACAGGTTCTCGGTGGCCTGTGGACCGCCGCCGCGCGCTTCCTGCGCATCGGCGAGCAGAGCATGATCGAACGGGAGGCGACGATGACCAAGCAGGACGGCAATGTCTGA
- a CDS encoding phosphotransferase family protein, with the protein MSDQDLFTGTQPVSPGRAFDIARLQAFMEEHVAGFTGTVEAREFKGGQSNPTYSLTAGGKRYVMRRKPPGQLLKSAHAVDREYKVMSALGATDVPVPKTYALCTDESVIGTWFYIMDHMDGRIIWGNDVPESNPEERAAIHESMIETFARLHAVDYQAIGLSDYGKPTDYIARTLSRFIGQYRLEETTKIPEMDWLAEWLPANIPPEEPATIVHGDYKLANLVLHPTEPRVIGILDWELSTIGQPLADLAVYALYYRQGEDVPGGLQHLPLKDMGIPTEDEMLTLYCKYSGRSSVPHWEYYLAAMLFRHAQISLGILARAQKGTAASDQAMMMGRRAWPQSKAAYDIARRLA; encoded by the coding sequence ATGTCTGACCAGGATCTGTTTACCGGGACCCAGCCGGTCTCGCCCGGCCGGGCATTCGACATCGCCAGGCTGCAGGCCTTCATGGAAGAGCATGTGGCCGGCTTCACCGGGACCGTCGAGGCGCGCGAGTTCAAGGGCGGCCAGTCCAATCCCACCTACAGCCTGACCGCCGGCGGCAAGCGCTACGTCATGCGCCGCAAGCCGCCGGGGCAGCTGCTGAAGTCCGCGCATGCCGTCGACCGGGAATATAAGGTCATGTCGGCGCTTGGCGCCACCGACGTGCCGGTCCCGAAAACCTACGCCCTGTGCACCGACGAGAGCGTCATCGGCACCTGGTTCTACATCATGGACCACATGGACGGCCGCATCATCTGGGGCAACGACGTGCCGGAGTCGAACCCGGAAGAGCGGGCCGCGATCCACGAATCGATGATCGAGACATTCGCGCGGCTGCATGCGGTGGACTACCAGGCGATCGGCCTGTCCGATTATGGCAAGCCCACCGATTACATCGCCCGTACGCTCAGCCGCTTCATCGGCCAGTACCGGCTGGAGGAAACCACCAAGATTCCCGAAATGGACTGGCTGGCCGAGTGGCTGCCCGCCAACATCCCGCCCGAGGAGCCGGCCACCATCGTCCACGGCGACTACAAGCTGGCCAACCTTGTGCTGCATCCGACCGAGCCCAGGGTTATCGGCATCCTGGACTGGGAGTTGTCGACCATCGGCCAGCCGCTGGCCGACCTTGCCGTCTATGCGCTCTATTATCGCCAGGGCGAGGACGTCCCCGGCGGCCTGCAACATCTTCCCCTGAAGGACATGGGCATCCCCACGGAGGACGAGATGCTGACGCTCTATTGCAAATATTCGGGCCGAAGCAGCGTGCCGCACTGGGAATATTACCTGGCCGCCATGCTGTTCCGCCACGCGCAGATCTCGCTGGGCATCCTGGCCCGCGCCCAGAAGGGCACGGCGGCCAGCGACCAGGCCATGATGATGGGCAGGCGCGCCTGGCCGCAATCGAAGGCGGCCTACGACATCGCCCGGCGGCTGGCCTGA
- a CDS encoding acyl-CoA dehydrogenase family protein: protein MDFTIPADIQAKLDALDAFIEKEIKPLENENDNIRFFDHRREHSRTDWDNDGQPNAEWEELLREMRRRADKAGHLRYALPKEVGGDGGSNLGMAIIREHLAKKGLGLHNDLQNESSIVGNFPFVHMLMGFASKEHKEQFLEPTITGKARVAFGLTEPAHGSDATWMETNAVRQGDDWIINGEKMWNTGLHHATHDMIYARTSGKPGDAKGITCFFVPTNSPGFKVEKFMWTFNMPTDHAHVTLRDVKVPHSSIFGEEGLGLQVAQTFLHENRIRQAASGVGVGQYCINESVEYANNRIVFGKPISANQAIQWPLAELQTECEMVRWLVRKTAWELDRHNHMEVSDAVSMCNYRGNRLACNAADQAMQTHGGMGYSRHKPFEHIYRHHRRYRITEGSEEIQIRKVAGYLFGFQGPKKQARLKAAE, encoded by the coding sequence ATGGACTTCACGATTCCGGCCGATATCCAGGCCAAGCTCGACGCGCTCGACGCCTTCATCGAGAAGGAAATCAAGCCGCTCGAGAACGAGAACGACAACATTCGTTTCTTCGATCACCGCCGCGAGCATTCGCGGACCGATTGGGACAATGACGGCCAGCCCAACGCCGAATGGGAAGAGCTGCTGCGCGAGATGCGCCGCCGCGCCGACAAGGCCGGCCATTTGCGCTATGCCCTGCCCAAGGAAGTGGGCGGCGATGGCGGCTCGAATCTGGGCATGGCGATCATCCGCGAGCACCTGGCCAAGAAGGGCCTGGGCCTGCACAACGACCTGCAGAACGAAAGCTCCATCGTCGGCAATTTCCCGTTCGTGCACATGCTGATGGGTTTCGCCAGCAAGGAGCACAAGGAGCAGTTCCTCGAGCCGACGATCACCGGCAAGGCCCGGGTCGCCTTCGGCCTGACGGAACCGGCCCATGGTTCGGACGCCACCTGGATGGAGACCAACGCGGTCCGCCAGGGCGACGACTGGATCATCAACGGCGAGAAGATGTGGAACACCGGCCTGCATCACGCCACCCACGACATGATCTACGCCCGCACCTCGGGCAAGCCGGGCGACGCCAAGGGCATCACCTGCTTCTTCGTGCCCACCAACTCGCCGGGCTTCAAGGTCGAGAAGTTCATGTGGACCTTCAACATGCCGACGGATCACGCCCACGTGACCCTGCGCGACGTGAAGGTGCCGCATTCGTCGATCTTCGGTGAAGAAGGCCTTGGCCTTCAGGTCGCGCAGACCTTCCTGCACGAGAACCGCATCCGCCAGGCCGCATCCGGCGTCGGCGTCGGCCAGTACTGCATCAACGAGTCGGTCGAATATGCCAACAACCGCATCGTCTTCGGCAAGCCGATCTCGGCCAACCAGGCGATCCAGTGGCCGCTGGCCGAACTGCAGACCGAATGCGAGATGGTCCGCTGGCTGGTGCGCAAGACGGCCTGGGAACTGGACCGCCACAACCACATGGAAGTCTCGGACGCGGTCTCCATGTGTAACTACCGCGGCAACCGCCTGGCCTGCAACGCGGCCGACCAGGCGATGCAGACCCATGGCGGCATGGGCTATTCGCGGCACAAGCCGTTCGAGCACATCTATCGCCATCATCGCCGCTACCGCATCACGGAAGGCTCGGAAGAGATCCAGATCCGCAAGGTGGCGGGCTACCTGTTCGGCTTCCAGGGTCCGAAGAAGCAGGCACGCCTGAAGGCCGCCGAGTAG
- a CDS encoding long-chain-fatty-acid--CoA ligase, whose product MLLSLGLRRTAQLRGHHTAIIEPGRRLSWAEVEDRVSRFASALRVLGVETGDRVAVMADNAGWHIEAYFAIPWAGAAIAPVNTRWALPEIIDGLNDCAPRVMIVDDAHLDLLPGVLAGAPSIDIVIATGATPAGAHDLETLIAAARPMPPEPVPHDQLAGIFYTGGTTGRSKGVMLSQRNLYMHSLMMIAEDMFHPDSVGLHAAPMFHLADVGTVMGATMSGGSHVCLPRFEPEATMKAIQDHGVTEVYLVSTMLRAVLDHPSFDDYDLSSLRSMIYGASPIAETLLVRALEKIPKAGFMQRYGMTETTGFFTLLKPPFQVLGGAKLRSAGQPIHGMDVRIVDGNGDEVPRGTVGEVAVSGPTIMLGYWNRPEETSQAVRGGRMFTGDLAHMDEDGFVFVADRLKDMIISGGENIYSGEVENALYRHPAVAQCAVIGIPSEKWGEAVHAVIVPRAGHEISDDALDEHCRALIAAYKCPKSYEFSTEPLPLTGAGKVLKYSLREPHWKAAE is encoded by the coding sequence ATGCTGCTTTCGCTCGGCCTGCGCCGTACCGCACAGCTTCGCGGACACCACACGGCGATCATCGAACCGGGCAGGCGGCTGAGCTGGGCCGAGGTAGAGGACCGGGTTTCCCGGTTCGCCTCGGCCTTGCGCGTTCTGGGGGTGGAGACCGGCGACCGGGTCGCGGTCATGGCCGACAATGCCGGCTGGCATATCGAGGCCTATTTCGCCATTCCCTGGGCAGGCGCGGCCATCGCCCCGGTCAACACCCGCTGGGCGCTGCCCGAGATCATCGACGGACTGAACGACTGCGCGCCCCGGGTCATGATCGTCGATGACGCCCACCTCGACCTGCTGCCCGGCGTGCTGGCGGGCGCGCCATCGATCGACATCGTGATCGCCACCGGCGCGACGCCCGCCGGCGCCCATGACCTGGAAACGCTGATCGCGGCCGCCCGGCCCATGCCACCCGAGCCGGTCCCCCACGATCAGCTCGCCGGCATCTTCTACACCGGTGGCACCACCGGCCGGTCGAAAGGGGTGATGCTCAGTCAGCGCAACCTCTACATGCACAGCCTGATGATGATCGCGGAGGACATGTTCCATCCGGATTCCGTCGGCCTGCATGCGGCGCCCATGTTCCATCTGGCCGACGTGGGCACGGTGATGGGCGCCACCATGTCGGGCGGCAGCCATGTCTGCCTGCCCCGCTTCGAGCCCGAGGCGACCATGAAGGCGATCCAGGACCACGGCGTGACCGAGGTCTATCTGGTGTCGACCATGCTGCGCGCCGTGCTCGACCATCCGAGTTTCGATGACTACGACCTGTCCTCGCTTCGCAGCATGATCTACGGCGCCTCGCCCATTGCCGAGACGCTGCTGGTCCGGGCACTGGAGAAAATTCCCAAGGCCGGCTTCATGCAGCGCTACGGCATGACCGAGACCACCGGTTTCTTCACCCTGCTCAAGCCGCCATTCCAGGTGCTCGGCGGCGCCAAGCTGCGATCCGCAGGCCAGCCGATCCACGGCATGGACGTGCGCATCGTCGACGGGAACGGCGACGAAGTGCCGCGCGGCACTGTGGGTGAAGTGGCAGTCTCGGGACCGACGATCATGCTCGGCTACTGGAACAGGCCGGAAGAAACCAGCCAGGCCGTGCGCGGCGGCCGCATGTTCACCGGCGACCTGGCCCATATGGACGAGGACGGTTTCGTCTTCGTCGCCGACCGGCTCAAGGACATGATCATCTCGGGCGGCGAGAATATCTATTCGGGCGAGGTGGAGAACGCGCTCTACCGCCATCCGGCCGTCGCCCAGTGCGCGGTGATCGGCATTCCCAGCGAAAAATGGGGCGAAGCGGTGCACGCGGTGATCGTGCCGCGCGCCGGCCACGAAATATCCGATGATGCACTGGACGAGCACTGCCGGGCGCTGATCGCGGCCTACAAATGTCCCAAGAGCTATGAATTCAGCACCGAGCCGCTGCCGCTGACCGGGGCGGGCAAGGTGCTGAAATATTCGCTGCGCGAACCTCACTGGAAGGCGGCGGAATAG
- a CDS encoding TonB-dependent receptor — protein sequence MSGRSAGALAGFCALSAMLQTLPAWAQDVARPALHPESITVSARKQEESLQAVPVTVTAVGAAEIARFQFDKPEDIMTLVPTLRVQVGGPGSGGSISLRGVGSSNLSAAFDSAVALNFDDVVVSSMRVLQFGFDDMRQIEVLKGPQSLYFGKSASAGVLSFNSADPADEWEAGGRAAYEFEERGYTLAAYVSGPVTETLGFRLSAQFNDIARLFRNAAPGAAHPVRGEQNANIRTTFQLDPSDRFSANLKLNHIRFENDGPLRFVVVDCGANGMADPLVLLSGALRVPAGYACDTSGKQYFLPDSPPVLAKKPPLGLDNKGGASFGRSQIWFGRFKFDWELADALTLSSVTGYFDQSAHEQEQYSFGGLFQGVGFGLAGGLPRHDLRQVSQELRLSSSYDGMVNFMLGAFFETRHIVYASAQQIAAISLLGADPITGSTYDWYKRFITDTDAYSVFGSVSLQLSETLELTAGARWSTETKDSVFTVPYVHALLSATPAFVASGFDSGQIRFKDNDLSPEASLTWRANRDLTLFGAFKTGFKSGGIDNSAFPSATLSGLLSASPAVRAAATDLVSFDSETAIGGELGAKTRLFAGTLTLNGSIYYYVFEDLQAQHFDPLRAQYVTTNASELTTKGADLDFHWATTVDGFSIFGSLAYTDAQFTKPYVADPDSHPERDINGRRGARAPRWAGNIAADLSVPLGNALQLGLTGNMQFSSAYFTNDLALDDYVQPAYVLFDVNVSVGDPDGRWQLAFIGKNLTDRRAVATSGSRTYLPANGDDRVLDLTRGRQLSVEASVRF from the coding sequence GTGTCGGGAAGGTCAGCGGGGGCGCTCGCCGGATTTTGTGCATTGAGCGCCATGCTGCAAACCCTGCCGGCGTGGGCGCAGGATGTCGCGCGCCCGGCCCTGCACCCCGAATCGATCACGGTTTCCGCCCGCAAGCAGGAGGAAAGCCTGCAGGCCGTGCCCGTCACGGTAACCGCCGTCGGCGCCGCCGAGATCGCGCGCTTCCAGTTCGACAAGCCCGAGGACATCATGACTCTGGTGCCGACCCTGCGCGTGCAGGTGGGCGGGCCAGGGTCTGGCGGTTCGATCAGCCTGCGCGGCGTCGGCTCTTCCAACCTGTCTGCCGCCTTCGATTCCGCGGTGGCGCTGAACTTCGACGACGTGGTGGTCAGTTCCATGCGGGTGTTGCAGTTCGGCTTCGACGACATGCGCCAGATCGAGGTGCTCAAGGGCCCGCAATCGCTGTATTTCGGCAAAAGCGCCTCGGCCGGGGTCCTGTCGTTCAACTCCGCCGATCCTGCCGATGAATGGGAAGCGGGCGGCAGGGCGGCCTACGAGTTCGAGGAGCGCGGCTATACGCTGGCCGCCTACGTCTCGGGGCCGGTCACCGAGACGCTGGGGTTTCGCCTGTCGGCCCAGTTCAACGACATTGCCCGGCTCTTTCGCAATGCCGCACCGGGCGCCGCGCACCCGGTGCGCGGCGAGCAGAACGCCAACATCCGAACGACCTTTCAGCTGGATCCCTCGGACCGTTTCTCGGCGAACCTCAAGCTGAACCACATCCGTTTTGAGAACGACGGGCCGTTGCGCTTCGTCGTGGTCGATTGCGGCGCCAACGGCATGGCCGACCCGTTGGTGCTGCTGAGCGGCGCGCTGCGGGTGCCGGCGGGCTATGCCTGCGATACTTCGGGCAAGCAATATTTCCTGCCCGATTCGCCGCCCGTGCTGGCAAAAAAGCCGCCGCTGGGATTGGACAACAAGGGCGGGGCCAGTTTCGGCCGCTCGCAGATCTGGTTCGGCCGGTTCAAGTTCGATTGGGAACTGGCCGACGCGCTGACCCTGTCGTCGGTCACCGGCTATTTTGATCAGTCCGCGCACGAGCAGGAACAGTACAGCTTCGGCGGCCTGTTTCAGGGCGTTGGCTTCGGCCTGGCCGGCGGCCTGCCGCGGCACGACCTGCGACAGGTCAGCCAGGAATTGCGGCTGAGCAGTTCGTATGACGGCATGGTCAACTTCATGCTGGGCGCGTTCTTCGAGACACGGCACATCGTCTACGCCTCGGCCCAGCAGATCGCCGCCATCTCGCTGCTCGGCGCCGATCCGATTACCGGCAGCACCTATGACTGGTACAAGCGCTTCATCACCGACACCGATGCCTATTCGGTTTTCGGCAGCGTCAGCCTGCAGTTGTCCGAAACGCTCGAACTGACGGCGGGTGCCCGCTGGAGCACCGAGACGAAGGATTCGGTGTTCACCGTTCCCTATGTCCATGCGCTGCTCTCGGCAACGCCGGCTTTCGTCGCCAGCGGCTTTGATTCCGGGCAAATCCGCTTCAAGGACAACGACCTCTCGCCCGAGGCCTCGCTGACATGGCGCGCCAATCGGGACTTGACCCTGTTCGGCGCCTTCAAGACCGGTTTCAAGTCGGGCGGCATCGACAATTCGGCATTTCCCTCGGCCACATTGTCTGGTCTTCTCAGCGCCAGCCCGGCAGTGCGCGCCGCCGCCACCGACCTGGTCTCGTTCGATTCCGAGACCGCGATCGGCGGTGAACTGGGCGCGAAGACGCGGCTGTTCGCCGGGACGCTGACCCTGAACGGCTCGATCTATTATTACGTGTTCGAGGATTTGCAGGCCCAGCACTTCGACCCGCTCAGGGCACAATATGTCACCACCAACGCCAGCGAGCTGACCACCAAGGGCGCCGACCTGGACTTCCACTGGGCGACGACGGTCGACGGGTTCAGCATCTTCGGCTCGCTGGCCTATACGGATGCGCAATTCACCAAGCCCTATGTCGCCGACCCGGACAGCCATCCGGAGCGGGACATCAATGGCCGCCGCGGTGCTCGTGCGCCCCGCTGGGCCGGCAACATCGCCGCCGATCTGAGCGTGCCGCTAGGCAATGCGCTGCAGCTCGGGCTGACGGGTAACATGCAGTTCTCGAGCGCCTATTTCACCAACGATCTGGCGCTGGACGACTATGTTCAGCCCGCCTATGTGCTGTTCGACGTCAACGTGTCGGTCGGCGATCCCGACGGGCGCTGGCAGCTTGCCTTTATCGGCAAGAACCTGACCGACAGGCGGGCGGTCGCCACCAGCGGCTCCCGGACCTACCTGCCGGCGAATGGCGACGACCGCGTCCTCGACCTGACCCGTGGACGACAGCTTTCGGTGGAAGCGTCCGTCAGATTCTGA
- a CDS encoding TonB-dependent receptor — MNASRHRIAISIPLAAVLVAGGVWAEPAAAQELAPEVERKTETITVTARKQEETLQEVPVAVTAIGGADVERFNFDKVEDVVTRIPTLNVQIGGSGSGAQLSLRGVGSSNISAAFDSAVALDFDGVQISTMRILQSGFMDIQQIEVLKGPQSLFFGKSASAGVLSIKSKNPTPDWEFGGKAAYEFEERGYTLEAFASGPITDKLGIRVAARFNDVQKLLFNTAPVADPKRGEQNFNGRVTLQFDPTDNFSANLKVNYVKHENDGAIFYAVNDCGKNGQPDGIYLLGGGFVVPPGYGCDTSGKTFFLPDIAPPLAIQGFDGAHKPGNNNGIPYGIAETLFTILKMDWDITDSLTVSSVTGYVTQSAQDLDEYSYGGLLGGVSFGVGTGETDHQLRQFSQELRLASDFDGFFNFMLGAFFESRHVEFNTGQQAVNISLVGRDPVTGNSYDWYKRHITNGDAFSVFGSVAFDITDDLELSGGVRWTHEKKTNTILVPYVHTFLSSGPAFIGSGFDSGPIQFKDNNLSPEVTLAYQVTPDVNVYGSYKTGFKSGGIDNSALPSSNLLGFASPDPAVRAATADALIYESETAKGGEIGVKSQWIDESLTVNATAFYYVFKNLQVQNFDAVSIQFSTSNAGEVTTKGFDMDLNWLTPVDGLRLYGSIAYTEAKYTAPFDPNPNDTVIDNLQGRAVARAPKWSGNVGADLRVPLGNALEFGITGNMQYSGKYFTNEDSFDDIVQGSFVTFDLAVSVGDPDGRWQVAFIGSNLADKRYISTSGGRPFLAPAGNPQGLLAGDDQILNLNRGRQLSVEASFKF; from the coding sequence ATGAATGCATCGAGACATCGCATCGCGATATCCATCCCGCTGGCGGCCGTTCTCGTCGCAGGCGGCGTTTGGGCAGAACCGGCGGCGGCCCAGGAGCTTGCGCCGGAAGTGGAGCGGAAGACCGAAACCATCACGGTAACGGCGCGCAAGCAGGAGGAAACCCTGCAGGAAGTACCGGTGGCGGTGACGGCCATCGGCGGCGCGGATGTCGAGCGTTTCAACTTCGACAAGGTCGAGGACGTGGTCACCCGCATTCCGACCCTGAATGTCCAGATCGGCGGCTCGGGTTCCGGCGCCCAGCTCAGCCTGCGCGGCGTCGGCTCGTCGAACATCTCGGCGGCTTTCGACTCCGCTGTGGCGCTGGATTTCGATGGCGTGCAGATCAGCACCATGCGGATCCTGCAATCGGGCTTCATGGATATCCAGCAGATCGAGGTGCTGAAGGGGCCGCAATCGCTGTTCTTCGGCAAGAGCGCCTCGGCCGGCGTGCTGTCGATCAAATCGAAAAACCCCACTCCCGACTGGGAGTTCGGCGGCAAGGCAGCCTACGAGTTCGAGGAGCGCGGCTATACGCTCGAGGCCTTTGCATCGGGACCGATCACCGACAAGCTGGGCATTCGCGTGGCAGCCCGCTTCAACGATGTCCAGAAGCTGCTGTTCAACACCGCGCCGGTCGCCGATCCCAAGCGCGGCGAACAGAACTTCAACGGCCGGGTCACCTTGCAGTTCGACCCCACCGACAATTTCTCGGCCAATCTGAAGGTGAACTACGTCAAGCACGAGAACGACGGCGCCATTTTCTACGCGGTGAACGATTGCGGCAAGAACGGCCAGCCGGACGGGATTTACCTGCTCGGCGGCGGCTTCGTGGTGCCGCCGGGTTACGGCTGCGACACATCGGGCAAGACCTTCTTCCTGCCGGATATCGCGCCGCCGCTCGCGATCCAGGGATTTGACGGGGCGCACAAGCCCGGCAACAACAACGGTATTCCCTATGGTATCGCCGAGACGCTGTTCACCATCCTGAAGATGGACTGGGACATCACCGACAGCCTGACCGTGTCCTCGGTCACCGGCTACGTGACCCAGTCGGCCCAGGACCTGGACGAATACAGCTATGGCGGCTTGCTGGGCGGTGTTTCGTTCGGCGTCGGTACCGGCGAAACCGACCACCAGCTCAGGCAGTTCAGCCAGGAATTGCGCCTCGCCAGCGACTTCGACGGCTTCTTCAATTTCATGCTCGGCGCCTTCTTTGAAAGCCGGCATGTCGAGTTCAATACGGGGCAGCAGGCGGTCAACATCTCGCTGGTCGGACGCGACCCCGTCACCGGCAACAGCTACGACTGGTACAAGCGCCACATCACCAACGGCGATGCCTTTTCGGTATTCGGCAGCGTGGCGTTCGATATCACCGACGATCTCGAGTTGTCGGGCGGCGTACGCTGGACCCACGAGAAGAAGACCAACACCATTCTGGTGCCCTATGTGCACACCTTCTTGTCATCGGGCCCGGCCTTCATCGGCAGTGGCTTCGATTCCGGGCCGATCCAGTTCAAGGACAACAACCTCTCGCCCGAAGTGACGCTGGCCTACCAGGTGACACCGGACGTCAATGTCTACGGATCATACAAGACCGGCTTCAAGTCGGGCGGCATCGACAACAGCGCGCTGCCGTCATCGAATCTGCTGGGTTTTGCCAGTCCAGATCCAGCCGTCAGGGCGGCGACAGCCGATGCGCTGATCTACGAATCCGAAACGGCCAAGGGCGGCGAAATCGGCGTGAAGTCCCAGTGGATCGATGAATCCCTGACGGTGAACGCGACGGCCTTCTATTATGTGTTCAAGAACCTGCAGGTGCAGAACTTCGATGCCGTGTCCATCCAGTTCTCCACGTCCAATGCCGGCGAGGTGACCACCAAGGGATTCGACATGGACCTGAACTGGCTGACGCCGGTGGACGGCCTGCGTCTTTATGGCTCCATTGCCTATACCGAGGCCAAGTACACGGCGCCATTCGACCCCAATCCCAACGACACAGTGATCGACAACCTCCAGGGTCGAGCCGTCGCGCGCGCGCCCAAATGGTCGGGCAATGTGGGGGCGGACCTGCGGGTGCCGCTGGGCAACGCCCTGGAATTCGGGATCACGGGCAACATGCAGTACAGCGGCAAATACTTCACCAACGAGGATTCGTTCGACGACATCGTCCAGGGTTCCTTCGTGACATTCGATCTGGCGGTATCCGTTGGCGATCCGGATGGCCGCTGGCAGGTGGCGTTCATCGGCTCGAACCTGGCCGACAAGCGCTATATTTCCACCAGCGGCGGGCGGCCCTTCCTCGCCCCGGCAGGGAACCCGCAGGGCCTGCTGGCCGGCGACGACCAGATACTCAACCTGAATCGTGGCCGGCAGCTCTCGGTGGAGGCTTCTTTCAAGTTCTAG